One region of Streptomyces sp. CG4 genomic DNA includes:
- a CDS encoding ABC-F family ATP-binding cassette domain-containing protein — MSSSLTCTSLSFAWPDGTAVLDGLDIAFGPGRTGLVGVNGSGKSTLLKLLAGELTPADGTVKVSGEVGHLPQNVTLDTSLRVDQALGIAERRAALHAIEAGDVAEAHFETVGDDWDVEERALVTLGELGLGHIGLDRTVGEVSGGESVLLRLAALLLRRPDVLLLDEPTNNLDLYARRRLCQAVAAWPGVLVVVSHDRELLDLVDQIAELRSGEVTWYGGNFSAYEEALAVEQEAAERMVRVAEADVRKQKRELSDAQVKLARRKRYGQKMWDNKREPKVVMGERKRQAQVAAGKHRIMHEEKLAEARERLDEAVEAVRDDDEIRVDLPYTAVPPGRQVLTLENLAMAYGARIEGILDLRGPERIALVGRNGAGKTTLLRTVAGELAPVAGEARAHVPLRFLPQRLDVLDDARTVAENVARFAPGATNNRIRARLARFLFRGARADQTAATLSGGERFRATLAALMLAEPAPQLLLLDEPTNNLDMASVRQLTSALESYEGALLVASHDLPFLESIGITRWLLMEEGELKEIAPEEIR; from the coding sequence ATGTCATCTTCCCTCACCTGCACGTCCCTGTCCTTCGCCTGGCCCGACGGCACCGCCGTCCTCGACGGCCTCGACATCGCCTTCGGGCCCGGCCGGACCGGACTCGTCGGCGTCAACGGCTCAGGGAAGTCCACCCTGTTGAAGCTGCTCGCCGGTGAACTCACCCCGGCCGACGGCACCGTCAAGGTCTCCGGCGAGGTCGGGCACCTCCCGCAGAACGTCACCCTCGACACCTCGCTCCGCGTCGACCAGGCCCTCGGTATCGCCGAACGGCGGGCCGCGCTGCACGCCATCGAGGCGGGCGACGTCGCCGAGGCGCACTTCGAAACCGTCGGCGACGACTGGGACGTCGAGGAACGCGCCCTGGTCACCCTCGGCGAGCTGGGGCTCGGCCACATCGGCCTGGACCGCACGGTCGGCGAGGTCTCCGGCGGCGAGTCGGTGCTGCTGCGGCTGGCCGCGCTGCTGCTGCGCCGCCCCGACGTGCTGTTGCTGGACGAGCCCACCAACAACCTCGACCTGTACGCGCGCCGCCGGCTCTGCCAGGCCGTCGCCGCGTGGCCGGGCGTCCTGGTCGTGGTCAGTCACGACCGGGAACTGCTCGATCTGGTCGACCAGATCGCGGAGCTGCGCTCCGGGGAGGTCACCTGGTACGGCGGCAACTTCTCGGCCTACGAGGAGGCGCTCGCCGTAGAGCAGGAGGCCGCCGAGCGGATGGTGCGCGTCGCCGAGGCCGATGTGCGCAAGCAGAAGCGCGAACTGTCCGACGCCCAGGTCAAACTGGCCCGCCGCAAGCGGTACGGCCAGAAGATGTGGGACAACAAGCGCGAGCCGAAGGTCGTCATGGGCGAGCGTAAACGCCAGGCCCAGGTCGCCGCCGGCAAGCACCGCATCATGCACGAGGAGAAGCTCGCCGAGGCCCGGGAGCGTCTGGACGAGGCGGTGGAGGCGGTACGGGACGACGACGAGATCCGCGTCGACCTGCCGTACACGGCCGTACCGCCCGGCCGGCAGGTGCTCACCCTGGAGAACCTGGCGATGGCCTACGGAGCGCGCATCGAGGGCATCCTCGATCTGCGCGGCCCGGAGCGGATCGCGCTGGTCGGCCGCAACGGCGCCGGCAAGACGACGCTGCTGCGGACCGTCGCCGGGGAGTTGGCACCGGTGGCCGGCGAGGCGCGGGCGCACGTCCCGCTGCGCTTCCTGCCCCAGCGGCTGGACGTGCTGGACGACGCGCGGACGGTCGCGGAGAACGTGGCCCGGTTCGCTCCCGGCGCCACCAACAACCGGATCCGGGCGCGCCTGGCCCGCTTCCTGTTCCGGGGCGCGCGGGCCGACCAGACGGCGGCCACCCTGTCGGGCGGCGAACGGTTCCGGGCGACCCTGGCCGCGCTGATGCTCGCCGAACCGGCGCCCCAGCTGCTGCTGCTCGACGAGCCGACCAACAATCTCGACATGGCGAGCGTGCGACAGCTGACCTCGGCCCTGGAGTCGTACGAGGGCGCACTGCTCGTGGCCAGTCACGACCTGCCGTTCCTGGAGTCGATCGGCATCACCCGCTGGCTGTTGATGGAGGAGGGAGAACTGAAGGAGATCGCACCGGAAGAGATCAGGTGA
- a CDS encoding acetyl-CoA C-acetyltransferase, whose amino-acid sequence MSTEAYVYDAIRTPRGRGKANGALHGTKPIDLVVGLIHEIRDRFPGLDPAAIDDIVLGVVGPVGDQGSDIARIAAIAAGLPDTVAGVQENRFCASGLEAVNLAAAKVRSGWEDLVLAGGVESMSRVPMASDGGAWFNDPMTNLAVNFVPQGIGADLIATIEGFSRRDVDEYAALSQERAVTAWKEGRFDRSVVPVKDRSGLVVLDHDEHPRPGTTADSLAKLKPSFADIGELGGFDAVALQKYHWVEKIDHVHHAGNSSGIVDGASLVAIGSKEVGERHGLTPRARIVSAAVSGSEPTIMLTGPAPATRKALAKAGLTIDDIDLVEINEAFAAVVLRFVKDMGLSLDKVNVNGGAIALGHPLGATGAMILGSLIDELERQDKRYGLATLCVGGGMGIATIVERI is encoded by the coding sequence GTGAGCACCGAAGCGTACGTGTACGACGCGATCCGCACCCCGCGCGGCCGCGGCAAGGCGAACGGCGCCCTGCACGGCACGAAGCCCATCGACCTGGTCGTCGGTCTCATCCACGAGATCCGCGACCGCTTCCCCGGCCTCGACCCGGCCGCCATCGACGACATCGTCCTCGGCGTCGTCGGACCGGTCGGCGACCAGGGCTCCGACATCGCCCGGATCGCCGCGATCGCCGCCGGACTGCCGGACACGGTCGCGGGCGTACAGGAGAACCGCTTCTGTGCGTCGGGCCTGGAGGCCGTCAACCTGGCCGCGGCCAAGGTCCGTTCCGGCTGGGAGGACCTGGTCCTCGCGGGCGGCGTGGAGTCCATGTCCCGGGTCCCGATGGCCTCCGACGGCGGCGCCTGGTTCAACGACCCGATGACCAACCTCGCCGTGAACTTCGTGCCGCAGGGCATCGGCGCCGACCTGATCGCCACGATCGAGGGCTTCTCCCGCCGGGACGTCGACGAGTACGCGGCCCTGTCCCAGGAGCGTGCGGTCACCGCCTGGAAGGAGGGCCGCTTCGACCGCTCGGTCGTCCCCGTCAAGGACCGCAGCGGCCTGGTCGTCCTCGACCACGACGAGCATCCGCGCCCCGGCACCACCGCCGACTCCCTGGCGAAGCTCAAGCCGTCGTTCGCCGACATCGGCGAGCTGGGCGGCTTCGACGCTGTCGCCCTGCAGAAGTACCACTGGGTCGAGAAGATCGACCACGTCCACCACGCGGGCAACTCCTCCGGCATCGTGGACGGCGCCTCGCTCGTCGCGATCGGCTCCAAGGAGGTCGGCGAGCGCCACGGCCTCACTCCGCGCGCGCGGATCGTCTCCGCGGCCGTCTCCGGCTCCGAGCCCACCATCATGCTCACCGGGCCCGCCCCCGCCACCCGCAAGGCCCTTGCCAAGGCCGGCCTCACCATCGACGACATCGACCTGGTCGAGATCAACGAGGCGTTCGCCGCGGTCGTCCTGCGCTTCGTCAAGGACATGGGCCTCAGCCTCGACAAGGTCAATGTCAACGGCGGCGCCATCGCCCTCGGCCACCCGCTCGGCGCGACCGGCGCGATGATCCTCGGCTCGCTCATCGACGAACTGGAGCGCCAGGACAAGCGCTACGGCCTCGCCACCCTCTGCGTCGGCGGCGGCATGGGCATCGCCACCATCGTCGAGCGCATCTGA
- the ddaH gene encoding dimethylargininase codes for MPSKKALVRRPGPRLAEGLVTHIEREKVDVARAVEQWEAYVEALRTHDWETIEVDPEDDCPDSVFVEDTVVMYKNVALITRPGAKSRRAETVGVEEAVARLGCSVNWIWEPGTLDGGDVLKVGDTVYVGRGGRTNAAGVQQVRAAFEPLGARVVAVPVSKVLHLKSAVTALPDGTVIGHIPKVDRPSLFPGFLSVPEESGAHVVLLGGHKLLMAASAPKTTELLTDLGHEVVRVDISEFEKLEGCVTCLSVRMRELYA; via the coding sequence GTGCCCAGCAAGAAGGCCCTCGTCCGCCGCCCCGGCCCCCGCCTCGCCGAAGGCCTGGTGACGCACATCGAGCGGGAGAAGGTCGACGTGGCGCGCGCCGTCGAGCAGTGGGAGGCGTACGTCGAGGCGCTGCGCACGCACGACTGGGAGACCATCGAGGTCGACCCGGAGGACGACTGCCCGGACTCGGTGTTCGTCGAGGACACCGTCGTCATGTACAAGAACGTGGCGTTGATCACCCGGCCCGGCGCGAAGTCCCGGCGCGCGGAGACCGTCGGCGTGGAGGAGGCCGTGGCCCGCCTCGGCTGTTCGGTGAACTGGATCTGGGAGCCGGGCACGCTGGACGGCGGCGACGTCCTGAAGGTCGGCGACACGGTGTACGTCGGCCGCGGCGGGCGCACCAACGCGGCCGGGGTGCAGCAGGTGCGGGCCGCCTTCGAGCCGCTGGGCGCGCGCGTGGTCGCCGTCCCGGTGAGCAAGGTGCTGCACCTGAAGTCGGCGGTGACCGCGCTGCCCGACGGCACGGTGATCGGGCACATACCGAAGGTCGACCGGCCGTCGCTGTTCCCCGGCTTCCTGTCGGTGCCGGAGGAGTCCGGCGCGCACGTGGTGCTGCTCGGCGGCCACAAGCTGCTGATGGCGGCGAGCGCCCCGAAGACCACGGAACTGCTGACCGATCTCGGCCACGAGGTCGTGAGGGTGGACATCAGCGAGTTCGAGAAGCTGGAGGGCTGTGTGACGTGCCTCTCGGTACGGATGCGGGAGTTGTACGCCTGA
- a CDS encoding CaiB/BaiF CoA transferase family protein, with protein sequence MTTAGTPATPGGGPLSGVRVVELAGIGPGPFAAMLLADLGADVVRVDRPGGPGLAIDPAYDITNRNKRSIVVDLKAPDGPARVLDLAERADVLIEGYRPGVAERLGVGPEDCHARNPRLVYGRMTGWGQDGPLADRAGHDVAYIALTGTLGMIGRPDEPPPVPANLLGDYAGGSLYLVVGVLAALHHARATGTGQVVDAAIVDGTAHMSTMIHGMLAAGGWQDRRAANLLDGGCPYYGTYETADGKYMAVGALEGQFYAEFLRLLGLDDLAPARKDWTRWGELRERVAARFKSRTRDEWTAVFEGTDACVAPVLSLREAPHHPHLAARGTFTEHAGLTQPAPAPRFSATPTAVRTGPALPGADTETVARDWGIPAPADDAPATEAD encoded by the coding sequence ATGACGACGGCAGGGACGCCGGCGACGCCGGGCGGCGGTCCGCTCTCCGGTGTGCGCGTGGTCGAGCTGGCCGGCATCGGACCCGGCCCGTTCGCCGCCATGCTCCTCGCGGACCTGGGCGCCGACGTGGTCCGGGTGGACCGCCCGGGCGGTCCCGGCCTCGCGATCGACCCCGCGTACGACATCACCAACCGCAACAAGCGCTCGATCGTGGTCGACCTGAAGGCACCGGACGGCCCCGCGCGCGTACTGGACCTCGCCGAGCGAGCCGACGTCCTCATCGAGGGCTACCGCCCCGGCGTCGCCGAGCGGCTCGGTGTCGGCCCCGAGGACTGCCACGCCCGCAACCCCCGCCTGGTGTACGGCCGTATGACCGGCTGGGGCCAGGACGGCCCGCTCGCCGACCGCGCGGGCCACGACGTGGCCTACATCGCGCTCACCGGCACCCTCGGCATGATCGGCCGCCCGGACGAGCCCCCGCCCGTCCCGGCGAACCTGCTGGGCGACTACGCGGGCGGCTCGCTCTACCTGGTGGTGGGCGTCCTCGCCGCCCTGCACCACGCCCGCGCGACCGGCACCGGACAGGTCGTCGACGCCGCCATCGTCGACGGCACGGCCCATATGTCCACCATGATCCACGGCATGCTCGCGGCCGGCGGCTGGCAGGACCGGCGCGCCGCCAACCTCCTCGACGGCGGCTGCCCGTACTACGGCACCTACGAGACGGCCGACGGGAAGTACATGGCGGTCGGCGCCCTGGAGGGGCAGTTCTACGCGGAGTTCCTGCGCCTGCTCGGCCTGGACGACCTGGCCCCTGCCCGCAAGGACTGGACCCGCTGGGGCGAGCTGCGCGAGCGCGTCGCCGCCCGCTTCAAGTCCCGCACCCGCGACGAGTGGACGGCCGTCTTCGAGGGAACCGACGCCTGTGTGGCCCCGGTGCTGTCCCTGCGCGAGGCCCCGCACCACCCCCATCTCGCCGCCCGCGGCACCTTCACCGAACACGCCGGCCTCACCCAGCCGGCCCCCGCCCCCCGGTTCTCCGCGACCCCCACCGCCGTCCGCACCGGCCCCGCCCTGCCGGGCGCCGACACGGAGACGGTGGCCCGGGACTGGGGGATACCCGCACCCGCGGACGACGCCCCGGCCACCGAGGCCGACTGA
- a CDS encoding WD40/YVTN/BNR-like repeat-containing protein: MACGAALAALNVPAAEAGPLGQGSPHWAPKDPGTPKVRYRGLAAVDRRTAWLAGTAGTVLRTTDGGASWRNVSPPGAGDLEFRDVEAFDARRAVVLAIGEGEASRVYRTDDGGATWTESFRNTDPKAFYDCLAFFDRRHGLALSDPVDGKFRILSTSDGGRSWRVLPASGMPPALDGEGGFAASGQCLVTSGPKDVWLATGGGAHARVLHSGDRGLTWTAADTPVPAGDPARGVFALAFRDRGHGLAVGGDYRPGQASPHSAAVTADGGRTWTPAATPPPAYRSGAAWLPHSRTAALAVGPTGTDLTTDAGRTWRTIDTGSYDTVTCTPDLSCWAAGEQGRVARLER; the protein is encoded by the coding sequence GTGGCGTGCGGGGCGGCGCTGGCCGCGCTGAACGTCCCGGCGGCCGAGGCCGGTCCCCTCGGGCAGGGGAGTCCGCACTGGGCGCCCAAGGACCCGGGCACCCCGAAGGTCCGCTACCGGGGCCTGGCGGCCGTCGACCGGCGCACGGCCTGGCTGGCCGGCACCGCCGGGACGGTGCTGCGCACCACGGACGGCGGAGCGAGCTGGCGGAACGTCTCTCCGCCGGGTGCGGGGGACCTGGAGTTCCGCGACGTCGAGGCGTTCGACGCGCGGCGCGCGGTGGTTCTGGCCATCGGCGAGGGCGAAGCGTCCCGTGTGTACCGCACCGACGACGGCGGGGCGACCTGGACGGAGTCCTTCCGCAACACCGACCCGAAGGCGTTCTACGACTGTCTGGCCTTCTTCGACCGCCGGCACGGCCTCGCGCTGAGCGACCCCGTGGACGGAAAGTTCCGCATCCTGTCCACGAGCGACGGCGGCCGCTCCTGGCGGGTGCTGCCCGCGAGCGGCATGCCGCCCGCCCTGGACGGCGAGGGGGGCTTCGCCGCGAGCGGCCAGTGCCTGGTCACCTCGGGCCCGAAGGACGTCTGGCTCGCCACCGGCGGCGGCGCCCACGCGCGTGTGCTGCACTCCGGCGACCGGGGGCTGACCTGGACGGCCGCCGACACGCCGGTCCCGGCCGGCGATCCCGCCAGGGGTGTCTTCGCGCTCGCCTTCCGCGACCGAGGCCACGGGCTCGCCGTAGGGGGCGACTACCGGCCCGGCCAGGCCTCGCCGCACTCCGCCGCCGTCACCGCGGACGGCGGCCGCACCTGGACGCCGGCCGCCACGCCCCCGCCCGCCTACCGCTCCGGAGCCGCCTGGCTGCCGCACAGCCGCACCGCCGCGCTCGCCGTCGGCCCCACCGGCACCGACCTGACCACGGACGCCGGCCGCACCTGGCGGACGATCGACACCGGTTCGTACGACACCGTGACCTGCACACCCGACCTCAGCTGCTGGGCGGCCGGCGAGCAGGGGAGGGTGGCGCGGCTAGAACGCTGA
- a CDS encoding acyl-ACP desaturase — translation MTITSPHLGSPSAWTDARLLFALEEVVEKELNRHLNVAKDWMPHEYVPWSDARNFPGLFEDGVAWDKEQSQVTEIGRIALVVNLLTEDNLPSYHHEIASLFGRDGAWGTWVHRWTAEEGRHGIVMRDYLLASRAVDPDKLERFRMAHMSEGFESDNGHSMLHSIAYVAFQELATRISHRNTGHQSGDPVCDRMLARIATDENLHMVFYRNLLKAAFELAPDLTMQAVRDVVVDFRMPGHGIPGFERAAAQMAIGEVYNLRIHHDDVLQPVLRFLKIMEIDGLGPEGRQAQEELGLFMGGLDAEAAKFDEKLAARKARMAARSGG, via the coding sequence GTGACGATCACCTCTCCTCACCTCGGCAGCCCGTCCGCCTGGACCGACGCGCGGCTGCTGTTCGCGCTGGAGGAAGTGGTCGAAAAGGAACTGAACCGGCATCTGAATGTCGCCAAGGACTGGATGCCGCACGAGTACGTGCCGTGGAGCGACGCCCGTAACTTCCCGGGTCTGTTCGAGGACGGGGTGGCCTGGGACAAGGAGCAGTCCCAGGTGACCGAGATCGGCCGCATCGCCCTCGTGGTCAATCTGCTCACCGAGGACAACCTGCCGAGCTACCACCACGAGATCGCCTCGCTCTTCGGCCGCGACGGCGCCTGGGGCACCTGGGTGCACCGCTGGACGGCCGAGGAGGGCCGGCACGGCATCGTGATGCGTGACTATCTGCTCGCCTCCCGCGCGGTGGACCCGGACAAGCTCGAGCGTTTCCGCATGGCGCACATGAGCGAGGGGTTCGAGTCCGACAACGGGCACTCGATGCTCCACTCCATCGCCTACGTCGCCTTCCAGGAGCTGGCCACCCGGATCTCGCACCGCAACACCGGCCACCAGTCCGGCGACCCGGTCTGCGACCGCATGCTGGCCCGCATCGCCACCGACGAGAACCTGCACATGGTCTTCTACCGCAACCTGCTGAAGGCCGCGTTCGAGCTGGCGCCCGATCTGACGATGCAGGCCGTACGGGACGTCGTGGTCGACTTCCGCATGCCCGGCCACGGCATCCCCGGCTTCGAGCGGGCCGCCGCGCAGATGGCCATCGGCGAGGTCTACAACCTGCGCATCCACCACGACGACGTGCTGCAGCCCGTGCTGCGCTTCCTGAAGATCATGGAGATCGACGGCCTCGGCCCCGAGGGACGCCAGGCGCAGGAGGAACTCGGTCTGTTCATGGGGGGCCTGGACGCGGAGGCCGCCAAGTTCGACGAGAAGCTGGCCGCCCGCAAGGCCCGCATGGCGGCCCGCAGCGGAGGCTGA
- a CDS encoding endonuclease V, whose amino-acid sequence MTTVGVSAGWPATEEEARAVQDELRGRAVLDERGPEPGTGHVTGVDVAYDDDCDLVAAAAVVLDAATLDVVAEATAVGRVSFPYVPGLLAFREIPTVRAALDRLPCPPGLVVCDGYGLAHPRRFGLASHLGVLTGLPVIGVAKNPFTFTYDDPGAERGACTPLLAGTEEVGRALRTRDGVKPVFVSVGHRVSLDNALAHTLALTPRYRLPETTRRADALCRRALREAAQGAPTAARGAAGGAQEATTRQAPTS is encoded by the coding sequence ATGACGACCGTAGGCGTATCCGCGGGCTGGCCCGCGACCGAGGAAGAGGCCCGCGCGGTACAGGACGAGCTGCGCGGCCGGGCGGTGCTGGACGAGCGCGGACCGGAGCCGGGGACGGGCCATGTCACGGGGGTCGACGTCGCCTACGACGACGACTGTGACCTGGTCGCCGCGGCGGCCGTCGTGCTGGACGCCGCCACCCTGGACGTCGTCGCCGAGGCGACGGCCGTCGGCCGGGTCTCCTTCCCGTATGTCCCGGGCCTGCTCGCCTTCCGCGAGATCCCCACCGTCCGGGCCGCCCTGGACCGGCTGCCGTGCCCGCCCGGCCTGGTCGTCTGCGACGGCTACGGCCTGGCCCATCCCCGCCGCTTCGGCCTCGCAAGCCACCTCGGCGTGCTCACCGGCCTGCCGGTCATCGGCGTCGCCAAGAACCCGTTCACCTTCACGTACGACGACCCCGGTGCGGAGCGGGGCGCTTGTACTCCGCTGCTCGCGGGTACCGAGGAGGTCGGCCGCGCGCTGCGCACCCGGGACGGCGTCAAACCGGTCTTCGTCTCCGTCGGCCACCGGGTGAGCCTGGACAACGCCCTGGCCCACACGCTGGCCCTGACCCCGCGCTACCGGCTGCCGGAGACCACGCGCCGGGCGGACGCCCTGTGCCGCCGGGCCCTCCGGGAAGCGGCACAGGGCGCGCCGACTGCGGCACGGGGCGCCGCGGGCGGCGCTCAGGAGGCCACGACGCGCCAGGCGCCGACCTCCTGA
- a CDS encoding plasmid stabilization protein, giving the protein MPAGSSSKRERQYEHIKKSAQERGESTRRAEEIAARTVNKERARSGESSTASRTSVKDMSSGERGGKRSGQGPQGPTYDQLYNEAKQRGIEGRSHMNKGQLQRALNARKS; this is encoded by the coding sequence ATGCCCGCCGGTTCCAGCTCCAAGCGTGAGCGTCAGTACGAGCACATCAAGAAGAGCGCGCAGGAACGGGGCGAGAGCACCAGGCGCGCCGAGGAGATCGCCGCACGGACCGTGAACAAGGAACGTGCCCGTTCCGGCGAGTCCAGCACCGCGAGCCGCACCTCGGTCAAGGACATGTCGTCCGGCGAGCGCGGCGGCAAGCGGTCGGGCCAGGGGCCCCAGGGCCCGACCTACGACCAGCTGTACAACGAGGCGAAGCAGCGCGGCATCGAGGGCCGTTCGCACATGAACAAGGGCCAGCTGCAGCGCGCGCTGAACGCCAGGAAGAGCTGA
- a CDS encoding SsgA family sporulation/cell division regulator has product MSTVIEQPVEARLVAAAPRMPSIPATLRYDRRDPFAVVMTFPAPATLEGVEVCWTFSRELLSAGLQGPQGHGDVRVRPYGYDRTVLEFHAPEGTAIVHVRSGEIRRFLEAANSLVPVGLEHLQLDLDHDLAELMRDAC; this is encoded by the coding sequence TTGTCCACCGTCATCGAGCAGCCCGTAGAGGCCCGTCTCGTCGCCGCCGCACCGCGCATGCCTAGCATTCCCGCGACGCTGCGCTACGACCGACGCGACCCGTTCGCCGTCGTCATGACCTTCCCGGCCCCGGCCACCCTCGAAGGGGTCGAGGTGTGCTGGACCTTCTCGCGCGAGCTGCTGTCGGCCGGGCTGCAGGGGCCTCAGGGCCACGGCGACGTCCGGGTACGGCCGTACGGCTACGACCGCACGGTGCTGGAGTTCCACGCCCCCGAGGGCACCGCGATCGTCCATGTGCGCTCGGGCGAGATCCGGCGCTTCCTGGAGGCGGCCAACAGCCTCGTGCCCGTCGGCCTGGAACACCTTCAGCTCGACCTGGACCACGACCTGGCCGAGCTGATGCGAGACGCCTGCTGA
- a CDS encoding WhiB family transcriptional regulator, whose translation MHFETITPADDTWQAQALCAQTGPDFFFPEPGSSVREAKRICAMCELRPACLDYALANDERFGVWGGLSEKERLALRRTSN comes from the coding sequence ATGCACTTCGAGACGATCACCCCGGCCGACGACACCTGGCAGGCGCAGGCTCTGTGCGCGCAGACCGGGCCGGACTTCTTCTTCCCCGAGCCCGGCAGCTCGGTGCGCGAGGCGAAGCGCATCTGCGCCATGTGCGAGCTGCGCCCGGCCTGCCTGGACTACGCACTGGCCAACGACGAGCGCTTCGGCGTCTGGGGCGGGCTGTCCGAGAAGGAGCGCCTCGCCCTGCGCCGTACGTCGAACTGA
- a CDS encoding YciI family protein, producing the protein MFVLELTYTAPLDAVDALLPDHVAWLEEQYENGFFLASGRKNPRDGGVILAVAEDRARIEEIVAADPFTVGGVCTYRVTEFVATKTVPELERHRQTPA; encoded by the coding sequence ATGTTCGTGCTGGAGCTGACCTACACCGCGCCCCTCGACGCCGTCGACGCGCTGCTGCCGGACCACGTGGCGTGGTTGGAGGAGCAGTACGAGAACGGCTTCTTCCTGGCCTCCGGGCGCAAGAACCCCCGGGACGGCGGGGTGATTCTCGCCGTCGCCGAGGACCGCGCCCGGATCGAGGAGATCGTCGCGGCCGACCCGTTCACTGTCGGCGGCGTGTGCACGTACCGCGTCACGGAGTTCGTCGCCACGAAGACGGTTCCGGAGCTGGAGCGCCACCGGCAGACACCGGCCTGA
- a CDS encoding trans-acting enoyl reductase family protein: protein MSSLNRTDRPYDLVLFGATGFVGSLTAEYLAAHAPKDLRWAVAGRDGRKLERLCQRLPGGADVGVLRADVAEPASLHALAGHARVVATTVGPYVLYGEQLVAACADAGTDYLDLTGEPEFINLMYVRHDTRARETGARLVHACGFDSVPHDLGVYFTVRQLPEGVPLTVDGYVNVDAAFSGGTLASALNQFARGRQLLAAARARDRHEPRLRGRRVAAPTGAPRFAREVGSWALPLPTVDPQIVARSAKALDRYGPDFRYRHYAAVRHLPVALGGVAAVGTVLAAAQLPPARRWLSDRLRPGDGPSAERRARSRFTVRFVGEGGGRRVFTEVAGGDPGYDETAKMFAEAALCLAFDDLPATAGQVTTAQAMGDALTGRLRAAGITFRVAAAHPSSSPV, encoded by the coding sequence ATGAGCAGCCTGAACAGGACGGATCGTCCATACGACCTCGTGCTCTTCGGAGCCACCGGCTTCGTCGGCTCCCTCACGGCGGAGTACCTCGCCGCGCACGCGCCGAAGGACCTGCGCTGGGCGGTGGCGGGCCGGGACGGACGGAAGCTGGAGCGGCTGTGCCAGCGGCTGCCCGGCGGCGCGGACGTCGGCGTCCTGCGGGCCGACGTGGCCGAACCCGCGAGCCTGCACGCCCTCGCCGGGCACGCGCGCGTGGTGGCCACGACCGTCGGGCCGTACGTGCTGTACGGCGAGCAACTGGTCGCCGCCTGCGCGGACGCGGGCACCGACTATCTGGATCTGACCGGCGAGCCGGAGTTCATCAACCTGATGTACGTCCGGCACGACACGCGCGCGCGGGAGACCGGTGCGCGGCTGGTGCACGCCTGTGGCTTCGACTCGGTACCCCACGACCTGGGGGTGTACTTCACGGTCCGGCAGCTGCCGGAGGGGGTGCCGCTGACCGTGGACGGCTATGTGAACGTCGACGCCGCCTTCTCCGGCGGCACCCTGGCCTCGGCGCTGAACCAGTTCGCGCGCGGCCGGCAGCTGCTGGCCGCCGCGCGCGCTCGGGACCGGCACGAGCCACGGCTGAGGGGACGCCGGGTCGCGGCGCCCACGGGCGCGCCGCGGTTCGCCCGGGAGGTCGGTTCCTGGGCGCTGCCGCTGCCGACCGTCGACCCGCAGATCGTGGCCCGCTCGGCCAAGGCCCTCGACCGGTACGGCCCCGACTTCCGCTACCGGCACTACGCGGCGGTGCGGCACCTGCCGGTCGCCCTCGGCGGGGTCGCCGCCGTCGGCACGGTGCTGGCGGCAGCCCAACTGCCGCCCGCGCGGCGCTGGTTGTCGGACCGGCTGCGGCCGGGGGACGGACCGAGCGCGGAGAGGCGGGCGCGGAGCCGGTTCACGGTGCGGTTCGTGGGCGAGGGCGGCGGCCGGCGCGTGTTCACCGAGGTCGCGGGCGGCGACCCGGGTTACGACGAGACGGCGAAGATGTTCGCCGAGGCGGCCCTGTGCCTGGCCTTCGACGACCTCCCGGCGACGGCCGGGCAGGTCACCACGGCACAGGCGATGGGCGACGCCCTGACCGGGCGGCTGCGCGCCGCCGGGATCACCTTCCGGGTGGCAGCCGCCCATCCGAGCTCCTCCCCGGTTTGA